The nucleotide window AAGGAACCGCAAAAAGGTACGTGAGGGAGGACCGTGATGGTAATTGATGCCTCTGTCCTAGCCAAATACGTTCTCCTCGAACCTGGCTGGGAACGGATCGAGGAGCTACTCCTGAAAGATGTCGTCTCGCTTGACTACGCCTTGGCTGAGGTTTCAAACGCCCTCTGGAAACATCACGTCCTCTACGGAAGAATCTCACGGGAGGAATTCGAAAAACGGGTGCTTGTGGTTGACGCAGTACCTAATGTGGTCATTCTGGAAAGTGGACTACAGTATCTTCATCACGCGAAGAGCATAGCCTTGGAGCACAGAATCACCGTTTATGACGCCCTCTACATCGCTCAGGCCCTGAAGTATGGCGAACTTGCCACCAGTGACAAAGAGCAGGGAAAAATAGCGGAGAAACTCGGCGTTGAGGTAACCTACCTCTAAAGCGTCGAGACGTTGAAGAGGGTCTCCATGAGCCGGCCGAAGAGATAGCTCAGGAAGGCAGCTCCAAGTCCCGTTGCCACCATCTCCGCGACCTTCTTTCTGATTGAGATTCCGGAGAGTAGTGAAATCAACGCCGCCACTATCGCCAGTGCCGAGCCCGCCAGCAGTATCGAGAACGGGAGCGCGGTCAGCGAGCTGGAAGCTACGAAGTACGGCGTAACCGGGAAAGCGACACCGAGGAGGTAGGCGAAGCCCGTGTAGAGAGCCGCCCTTATCTCGTTCTCCTCAGCCTCAGGGAGGAGGAGCTGCATTACCGCCTCGCTGTTGTCGGCGAGTTCTCTCGCAACTTCCTTCGCGACCTCTTCGGGCATTCCTCCCTCGACGAGCTTTTCCACAAGCTCTTCTGCCGCCCTTTCCGGCGAGACTCTGAAGAGAACCTCCATCCTCTCGCGTATTGACTCCTTAATCTGCCTCTGGGAGCGGACGGAAACGAAGGTGCCTATCGCCATCGAGAGCGCGCCTGCTA belongs to Thermococcus camini and includes:
- a CDS encoding type II toxin-antitoxin system VapC family toxin, with amino-acid sequence MVIDASVLAKYVLLEPGWERIEELLLKDVVSLDYALAEVSNALWKHHVLYGRISREEFEKRVLVVDAVPNVVILESGLQYLHHAKSIALEHRITVYDALYIAQALKYGELATSDKEQGKIAEKLGVEVTYL